The genomic segment CTTTTCTCCAAAATAAACACAATTTTCCCTTCTGATCCCAAATCTGACTTTGGTCGCACAAACTTGAGCTTTTCAAATTAAATCGAACGGAAGAAAGCATAATAAAACCCCGCTTTCCGAGAAAAGCGGGGTTAGTCAGCAATCTGAAGTCCCCGCAAAGTTTAACTTTACGGGGACTTTTTTGTTTAAAAACAACCACCTAAAACAATTTCTTCGCCACGTGTTCCCGAAAATAAGCATAGGTCATGATAAAATCGTCCTGATTATGCGGCTCAAGGGTAATGGTCGGCAGGGGATCAAGCTCGCTGATGCGGGAAATGATGTAATCCCAATTCATACTGCCCTGCCCTAAGGCGAGGTGCTCGTCCTTGCTGCCATGGTTATCATGCAAATGCAGATGCTTGATGTGCGGCGCAAAGGAGTCGAACCAGAGATCAAAATCATCATGCTCCGAACCTTTGGAAAAAGAATACCAGTGCCCCAGATCAAAGCAGATGCCGATGTTGTCCCGGTTCAGGTCTGTTGCCAGCCGGGCAATGGCGTCCGGAGTGAATTCATAGGTGTTCTCAAGGCAGAGCGGCGGATGGTCCGGCCATGAATTACTCAAGCGCAGAATTCCTTCCACACAATTGGCATAAGCCCGCTCAAAAAGAGGCGGCTCCAGCCATGAGGTAAAGGAAGGATGCATGACCATACGTTGCGGAGCGAAAAATTTCGCCAGTTCAAATGCTGTGAGCAGAGTCTCGATGGATGCGTTGCGGATGGCCGGATTAAGGCTGGACGGCTTAAGATCCAGAAAGGGAAGATGCACGGTACACTTGAGCCCTGCTTCAAGGAGGCGGTCCCTGATGGAGACCAGCCAGTCCATGCTCAAGCATTCATCGCCCAGACAATCAAGGCCAAGTTCGGGCTGGATGGAATTTTCAATAAAAAAATCCAGATACTCCGGAGAATTGTAAATATAACGCAGAGGCAGATTAACGTAGCAGGTTTCAAATTCAGGCTTCATTCTCTGTCTCCCTTTAGAGTCGGACTATTACTGGTCCAGCTTGGTCTGTAGATAATCCGTCCCTTTGAAAACCATCCGGCCCACCGGAACAAAAGTGGTGGTATGACGCATGGTCAGGACTGTTTCCCTGCCGGGGCGCACATTAAAAACTTCACCCCATGAAACCGGAATATTATCAACAAAAGGCTGAATTTTATTACGATCTCCGTTGCTCCAGACATCTTTCAAGGCATAGAAATCAGGACTGATCTGCCGAATTTGCCCATCGGCCCAGTTAACCAGATCAGGATTACCGTCTTCGTCCTGCAATTCAAGAGCCTTGATTTGGCGGGGGGTAATGGCCAGATAAAATTCTGAACGCTTTTTGCCGGGTGTTTCGCGAACAACCCGGTAGCGGGAGACACCGTCCGGTCCTTGGAGCATATACTTGGCCATGAAATTGGAAGGATCAGCGATAATCTCGTGGCCCACGTCCTGACCGCTGTTGACCATTACCGAAGCCACAAAGCCCTTCAGGTTCAGGATTTCTTCCTTGCTGCTGCCGAGGATTCCTTCCAGAATAATCTGGTCTCCTTCAACCGCCTGCAGGGTCCCGCCGGCACTGATGAAGCGGGGCTGACCGTTAAGCCAGCAGAGAAAAACCGGACCGTTCACTTCCGGCAGGTCCGTCCTTCTGCCTTTCCAGCGGATGTTCGCTTTGGCCTGCCTGCTGCCGTCAATACGGACCTCAAGGGCCGGGAACTGCGACAGGGCCATGCGCGGAGCGGTAAGCAGATTGAGGTTGGGACGGTCACTGGCAAACACAGCCACCGCAGGCTCAAGACCGGAATCAACCACGGCCTTGCCGGAGGTGGATACAGGTGCACCGCGAACCAGCTCAATGGACTTGCCGCGCAGCGGCTTGCCGTTGATCAGAACTTCAAAGCCCTGCCCTTTGTGGGATTTGGGAAAGGAAAATTCAGGCACATCCAGCTCAAGGCCGAACTCCCGCAGCAGGTAAACCGTAGCCCGCAGCTGCTGACGCACTTTCCAGCCGAGGTCTTTAATATCCTTGCTCACTTCAACGGCCATGGCCGGAATTCCCCGTTCATGCAGGGCATAGCAGGTCAGGGATTTGAGCATTTCGGGATACTGGGTGGCCTTGGCGAAAGTCTTGGTATTGAACAGGGTAAACCAGTAGGATTTATTACGTATTTTACCATTGAGCTTATTGATGGTGCGCTCGCACATCTCAGCCAGCCGGATGTCTTTATACACAGCAGCATCAATGATCAAAGACTGGCCGTAACGCTTGGGATTGCGCAGGTTGTTCACGTATTTGGGATTGTAAAATCCGCTGCCCTCGTGAAGATGGATAAATCCTTCGGCACCGGAAATGAGAAAACGGATCGCCCGTGCAAGGCGGTCCTCGTAAAAACTGTTGTATTCTTTGTCGAAACGGCGGTTCAGATCAACATTGATCTGCCGGGTACGGCGCAGGATGGAAGGCTCATTGGCCCGGGGAACGATAATCAGGCTCCCTTTGCGTACCTTGCAGCGGGTCAGCAGCTGGGCGGTGAAAAAACCGGAAAGCTCATCACCCTGAATGCCGCCCTGCACCATAATCACCGGACCCGGCTCATCGCCGAAGACCCAGGTAACCCGCAGGGGATATTGCGTACCTTCAAAGAAGGTATAGTTCCTCACCTGCTGTGCTGATGCCGGAAGGGCAAGGCAGAGGGTGAAAAGACTAATTAAGAACGCGCGACAAAGGATATACTTCACTGAAAATCAACTCACCCTTGTTTGTAGTGATCATCAACCTGACACCGTAAAGGTCATCTACATCCGACCCTGAAGGCAGGCTGAAACGGGTTCTGACCACTTTAAACCTTTGAATGTGGAAAGACAGATCATTGCGGTTGGCCTTGATGGCAACACCCTTGCCGTTATTTTCAATCAGCTCAACCTTGGCCAGACCGCTCAAAGCGGAAGAGGTCTGCAGGTTATTCAAATCAAAACTCAGAGCCAGACTGCCGCCGGATTTACGCAGCTTAACATTCTCCACCCCGGCCCGCATCATGTTCTTGTAGAAAAGAAGCTTGTTCAAATCCACCACCGGAGCGGATTCAACTTTCTTCTCTTCCACCGGCACAGCGGCCAGCAGCGACTGCAACTCGTTTGGATCGTAGGAATCAAGAATCTTATTCACGTTTTCCAGACGTTCCAGTTGCACGGAAGCGTCATTCAGGCTCTTCTGCAATTCGATCTTTTCCTGCTTGAGCTGTCCGTTTTCAGTCCAGAAAGTGTATCCGGCCCATGCACCGGCCCCGGCGCAGAGAGCCAGCAGGAAAACAATCCACGCAAGAACCTTCAGCCAGAAAGGGCTGAGGCGGTAGCGTTTGACAGTGTCATCATCACGCATGAAAAGCACATTGTACTTGGTATTGCCCATCAGAGCTTTCTCCATTGTTCGTCAACAATCAGCCAACCGTCCTGCTCCGGACGGAGAACCAGTTTCTTCAGCCCCTTGTCGCTGTATCCGGAAGAATCCGAATATTCCTGCCTGAAAACGGCTTCCAGCCCCTGCGGATGCTCCCGCAGTGAAACTTTGCCGAACTCAAGAGAAGAAGGACTGTGTTCTTTCCAGATAGACTGCTTATTCTTCCTGATGGAAGAAACACCTTTTCTGCGTCCTTGCCTCGCATGGGAATCGTACAGGGAAATATAATTATCAAGGTCAGCGGAAAGCCAGCTTTTTTTCCAGCCGTCGATAAACGCTTCCACGCCAGCCTTCTTCGTCTCAAGATACCTGTCCCCCAGGGAAGAAATGGAGGGGCCGTATTCGCGGCCTACGATCTTCCATTTTCCATCAACCTTCTGCCAGTACAGTCTCTTGGCGGAAGAAGAGGACAGCCTTCCGGAGCGGTAATACTGGTCAAACCAGGTCACCCAGTAGTCCGGTCCGCGCAGTGCGTGCAGGTTGTAAATTTCTATATCAATCCACCCGGCACGGGAAAAAATCCGTTTTTTTCTATTCTCGAAAGCCTTGAAAGAACGTCTTTCGGATTTGGCGAAAAGAGCAGGATCATAGGCTGCAAAAAAATCATTATCACGGGCTTCCCAGTCGGCTGCCCACTTGCGGACCAGTTTTTCAAGCTCGACGGATTCAGCGGCTTGTGCGTCCCCGCTGTCATTCCAGCCCACCTTTTCACCGATGACCACAGGCGCGCCGGGATTGATATTCTCATCAAGATAATCCATATCGGTATTGACCAGAGCCACGCACCCTTTGGTGTCCATGGGCACAAGATCCTTGCCCCGGCCATGGATCCAGATACCGTACCCGGTCTTACCCTTAATGCGGTCAACAGGGTTGGGGAAATCAAGAGGAAAAGCCATCTCTCCGTAAAGCTCAAAATCCTTGAGCCCGGTCCTTTTGCCGGTGGTAAAGTATACACCTTCAGGGGTTTTCAGATCACCTTCAACATTCTTGTCGCCTGCGGCCTGCCCGGTGGCACAGGTAAAGCTGGCTTCAGCGTGCAGAGGACTTTTGTGGACCAGCAGATGCAACTTCTGGGAATTCTTATCAACGGCGAGAATATAATCGGGAACCAGCGGGGTCGGCTCAATTACAGGTTCCCAGCCCTGAGCATACGCAGAGGAGGCAAAACCTGCCAGCAGAATACATACTGCCGTAAAAAACTTAAAAACATCCATCATACCGAGTCCGACACCCCATCGTCCGTAAAGTCAAAAGACGAAATTTAAATTAAACTGCGCTGCCTGTATACAGCTGATTCAGGGAACAACACTCAACACTGTTACAAAAGTGAAAGAGGCACTCCAATCAGCTTCCATACAACACTTTTTCATGATTAAAAAGCGGCTTTTTAACACCCTAACATGAATGTAAAAGTCCTGCAAAAAAAAGAAAGCCCGGCACAGCCGAAAAGACTGCGCCGGGGACATAAATCAGTTCAATGCGATAATTTTCAAGCTATTCTCCGAATACTCTTTTGAAAATCATCTCTTCATAGCGGGTGTAGTAGCCCATATCAAAGGCTTCATCCAGAGCACCTGCATCAAGATGGGAATTGATGGTTTCATCCTTGCGGACTTCATCAGGGAAGGAAACCTTGTTTTCCCAGCAACGCATAGCCACTTTCTGAACCATTTCATAAGCCTTCTGACGCTCAAGTCCCGTCTCCAGCAGCGCGATGAGAACACGCTGGGAGTAGAACAGGCCGTAGGAAGCCATGAGATTGCGATCCATGTTGTCGCCGTTGATCTTCAGTCTTTTGATGACCCCGGTCATACGGCCGAGAATGTAGTCGGCAAGGATAGTGGAGTCAGGCATGATGACCCTTTCCACGGAAGAATGGCTGATGTCGCGCTCATGCCAGAGCGGCATGTTTTCCATGGTGACAAGACCGTTGGTACGCAGCAGGCGGGAAAGACCGCAAAGGTTTTCCGCAGAAATGGGGTTCTTTTTATGAGGCATGGCCGAAGAACCTTTCTGGCCCTTGCTGAAACCTTCTTCCACTTCCAGGACCTCGGTACGCTGCAGGTGGCGCAGCTCAACTCCGAGACGCTCGATGCCGCCGCCGAGCATTCCCAGTGCGGTAAAGAAATCCGCGTGACGGTCACGCTGCACAATCTGGGTGGAGATGGGGTCCACTCCAAGACCGAGCAACTCACAGGTGATGCGTTCCACTTCGGGATCAAGCATGGCGTAGGTGCCGACCGCACCGGAAATTTTACCCACGCTGACGCTCTTCAAAGCATCGGCGATACGCTCACGATGACGGGAGAATTCAGCATAGAAGCCTGCCATTTTCAGACCGAAGCTGGTGGGTTCGGCGTGGATTCCGTGAGTACGGCCCATGCACATGCGCCCCATGTTGGCGTGAGCCATTTCCTTGAGGGCTTCCAGAAATTCATCAAGGTCGTCCAGAATCATCTTACCCGCACGGCTAAGCATTACGCCGTTGGCAGTGTCCACAATGTCGGAAGAAGTGCAGCCGAGGTGGATGAAGCGGGAGGACGGACCGACCTTTTCTTCAACAGCGGTCAGGAAAGCAATAACGTCGTGCTTGGTCTTTTCCTCGATTTCAAGGATGCGATCCAGTTCGAAATCAGCCTTTTCACGGATGATCTCCATGTCTTCGGCGGGGATACGGCCCAGCTTGTGCCATGCTTCGCAGACGGCGATTTCAACTTCAAGCCACACTCTGAAACGGTTTTCCAGAGTCCACAGTTCACCCATTGCGGGACGGGTATATCTTTCAATCATTTTACCAATTCCGGTTAGTTGTTGAAAATACGGGGATATGTTCGGAACGATCAGACCTACCATATTATAAAGAGCAGGCCGGGACAAGATGCAGGTTGTTTTCAGTGGCGGGACACCGGGCAAAAAAACAGACGGCCCGGAATACACCGGGCCGTCTGGCCTTTTATCAGCTAACTGGATGCGCTGTCGGAACTCTTTGTAGAAGATTCCGAGGAAGTGGATGCACTGGTACCGCTTCCCGCCGGACTGGAGTTGCCGGTTTTCCCGGCCGCCGAGTCGGTTTTACAGTACCCAGAAGAATACCAGCCTCCGCCCTTGAGCACGAAAGAGGAATGGGAAAGGACCTTGGTGGCTACACCACCGCAGACCGGACATTCCAGTTCTTTATCCTCAAAGCTTGTCTGCCACTCTTCAAATATCTGCTGACATTCATGACATTGGTATTCATAAATCGGCATAATACCCTCCAATAAAAAAGGCGCGCCACACCTTAAATAAAATTCAAGGCTGACGAACCCGTCCCTGCATATGAGGGGAGCTGAACCGGATCAGTCCCGCATAGTGCAAAATGTATCTGCGCGGGAACTGAAACAGGTCAGTAAAATAACTTAGCTGGCTGCTGCAGCCTTTGCTTCTGCGATGCGAGCTTTGATTCTTTTAGCTCTGCGATGACGTTTACGCTGAAGTTCTTTCTTTCTTTCGATCTTTTTGTGTCTACCCATTTGGAGGACCTCCTAAATATTTTTTCGTACTTGCTGCACGATTGAATGCTGCAAAGAAAGTGTCAGTACCCTAAAAGACGGGCAATTGTAAAGAACTTAAGCTAACACAATTCGCAAAGCTTTGCCCTGCAGAACGCAAAATATTTTTTTCACAAACTAAACACGTAAAATACAACAACAAAATCACAACCTTCTCTTTTTGGGGCTTGACTACAGCCCACATCATGAACATATAAAACATTCCCAGCCGGAGCAGAGTTCTCAAAACCTTCCGGCCAAAAGTCTGCGAGGAGAAAACCATGAAGAAAGCCAAGACAAACAAAGCATTTGATAGAGCTGTTGAAGATATAACCGAAGTGTTCATGTTCGACCATTGGACAAGATTCTACTTCATCTTTGAAGAAGGCAAAAAGCTGATGGTCAAAGTTCCTGAAGAAGTCTGCACCCAGATTGACAAGGAATACCCCGGCCTGAAAGGACTGCTCGACCTTATGAATAATGAGGAAATCGACCAGCAGAAATCCATGAACACCGTCTGTTCATTTATCGGCGCACGTTTCGACGGCACCAAGTACAGCGACAAAATCGTACCCAAGGTTTTTGATTCCAAGGCTTTCAAAATGGAAATGTACCTTTTCAACCTCTGGATCAAAGGACACGAATCCTACCTCGAATCCGAAGTAATGACTTTCACCGACTGGAAGGAGCTTTACGACGGATGGCGCGCGCAGGACGAAGTCAAAAACTACGTTGAACGTCTGGGCAACGCAGGCCAGGGAGCACACATCCAGCCCCCGACCTGTTCCACTGTTCAGTAAGACGCTACGAATACATATAAATAAAAAAGGGAGCTTCCGAGGAAGTTCCCTTTTTTATTTATATAAAAATTTGAAATACAAAGCGGCGAAAGCCTACTAAAAAAGTTTGGGATCCTTAAACCCTTTTCAAAGGGTTTAAGCCGCCGGAGGCAAAATCAAATCATCAAAAAGGCGAAGCGCCTCACTTAATAACCCTGCGCGCGCCTATATAATATTTGCGCCAGTAATTCTTTTCCATGGACTCTTCACGCACATGGTGCCCGCTCTTGGGACTATGAATGAAAGAGTGCCCGTTTCCGGAATATATCCCCGTATGCAGACTCTTTCCTCCGCCCGGGATTCTGAACAAAACTATATCACCGGCCTGAATACGGCTTCTATGCACGGGCTTTCCGGCATTTTTCTGCTGCCATGAAACCCGCGGCACATCTATGCCGTGGCGACGGTACACCCACCAGACCAGCCCGGAGCAGTCAAAACCTTCTTTGGGGGACGCACCACCCCATTTATAAGGCTTACCGATCTGGGCTCGCGCAACCCTGACCACCGAACGCTTCACCGCAGTCGATCCCGATGACACGGTCCCGGCAGAAGAAGGCCCGATGACCTTCTTTCCGCACCCGGAAATCAAAACCGCCGCACATAGAAAAAATACCAGCCGCAAAAACCTGTTTTTTTCAACTCCCCATATTCTCATAGCATAGTTTCTATCTCGAATAATCGGCATTAACAATAGATTTAACCACTACCCCAAGCGATACTGGTTCACTTTTTCACAAAATATTTTTTAATTATCAGTAATTTCTATAGGCAGATAAACCCACTTAATCTCAAATAGCTGTTGACTTTTCTTTTAAATTTTAAGACTAATTTGTACAGTTTAGGTGATAATTGTGAAACATTTTCAAGAGTTACACAAAACCTAAAAAGTTAACACGGCTGAGGCATTTTTTCCAAAATCTGGTACAACATCGCGTTACAGTGAGGTCCGTATGTTGCCCATGATGTTAGTTCTGGCCATCTTGTTGCCCTTGGTGGCTGCTGTCGGCTGCTATTTCCTGCGCGTGAGCGCGATCAGATCCCTGATCGTTCTCGGCACAGGCGTAGTTCTTGCCGCGGTTTCCCTTGCCCTGCTCGGTCAAGGGTCTTTTACCTATTCTCCAGGTACAATTGTAGGAATCAGCTGGGATTCCCTCGTAACCCTGGCGGATTTTGCCCTGCTTTTCGTAATGCTTTATTACGCGTTCAAACTTAAAAACCAGTTGATCAAGATCCTTGTTATCTTACAGATCGTCCCGCTGGCAGCGTTTGAACTGTTCTTCGTCGACCATGCAGTCGAGACTCCCGCTATCTTTGCGGACAGCCTCTCCCTGATCATGGTTGCCGTCATCTCTATCATCGGTTCGCTGATCTGTTTCTTCGCGATCCCGTACATGAAAGAGCATGAAGAACACATGCATCTGGTAAAATCCCGTCAGCCGCAGTTCTTTTTCTTCCTCGTTCTGTTCCTCGGAGCAATGAACGGGCTGGTCCTTTCCAACAACATTCTCTGGCTCTACTTCTTCTTCGAAGTGACCACTTTCTGTTCTTTCATGCTCATCGGGCATGACCAGACCCAGATTGCGGTCAAGAACGCCACCCGCGCCCTGCTCATGAACGCACTGGGCGGTGTGGCTTTCGTCTTCGGTATGATCTGGGCCTACGCTGAAACCGGCTCCCTTGACCTTCAGGTCATCATTCAGGCCGGTCCCATGGGCGGCCTTATGCTTGCTCCTCTGGGTCTGCTCTGTCTCGCAGGTTTCACCAAAGCCGCTCAGGTTCCTTTCCAGAGCTGGCTGCTTGGAGCGATGGTTGCGCCGACTCCGGTCTCCGCACTGCTTCACTCCTCCACCATGGTTAAGGCCGGTGTATACATTGTACTGAGACTTGCTCCCGCTTACGCAGGAACCTTCCTCAGTCAGGGTATCGCCCTCTGTGGTGCCTTTACCTTCCTTGCCTGTGCTGCCATTGCGATCAGCCAGAGCAACGGCAAGAAAATCCTTGCCTACTCAACTATCAGTAACCTCGGCCTGATTATCTGCTGTGCCGGCCTGAACACCAGTTGGGCCATCACTGCGGCAATCATCCTGATTATCTTCCACGCAGCCTCCAAGGCCCTGCTCTTCCTGTGCGTCGGCACAATCGAGCACGGCATCGGCAGCCGCGACATCGAAGACATGCACGGCCTGTATCTCAAGATGCCCCGCACTGCGGTTATCACCATCGTGGGCGTCATGACCATGCTGCTGCCCCCCTTCGGCGTTCTGCTCGGTAAGTGGATGGCAATCGAATCCGCATCCGGCGACATGTTCGTCATCACCATGCTCGCTCTCGGTAGTGCAGTATCTCTGGTCTTCTGGGCCAGATGGGCAGGTATCCTGCTGACCGCACCGCTGCGCGACAAGGTTCCTGCGGAATCCCAGAGTGTGCTGACAAGACTTACCCTGACTGTCCTTGCCGGTATCGCAGTGGTTCTGTCTTTCTTCTCACCTGTCATCTACACCAAGCTCATTGAGCCTATGGTCGGCAAATCCTTTGAAATCACAGCTGGCGTATTCACATCACCCATGGGTGTTTTTGCTGTCTACCCGCTTTTCATCATCCTTGCCGCCGCGTTCATCTACTCATGGATTGAGACCAAGAAGTCCGCAAGCGATAAGACTTCCCAGACTTACATGTGTGGTGCCAACGTTCCCGAAGCCGGCGTTCAGTCCTTCATCGGACCCATGAACGGCCCTGTAGAACTCAAGGCAAGCAACTACTACATGAAAGAGTTCTTCGGTGAAGAAAAACTCACCCTGTGGGTCAACTTCGTTGCTCTTGCTCTCATCGTTCTTATGCTGGGAGGGGCTCTGTAATGAAAACTATCATCCTTATTATACTCGGCATCGTCATTGCTCCGATTCTGGGCGGCCTTATTGCCGGTCTGGACAGACGCCTCACCGCGCGTCTCCAGTCCCGCTTCGGTCCTCCGATTCTGCAGCCCTTCTACGATGTTGCAAAACTGTTCGGTAAAGACAAAGTTGTCAGCAACTTCTGGCAGGTTTTCTGTTCATGGGTTTACCTCATCGCAGCAGCCCTGTCCGTAGGCCTCCTCTTTGCCGGAAGCGACCTGCTCCTGATCTTCTTTGTTCAGGCTATCGGTGCTGTCTTCCTGGTCATGGGCGGTCTTTCAACTCCGTCCCCTTACAGCCAGGTCGGTTCACAGCGTGAACTGATTCAGGTCCTGACCTACGAACCGCTCCTCATCCTCGTTTTCGCATCCATCTTCATGGTAACCGGAAGCTTCAGAATTGATGAGATCATTGCTTACGAGCAGCCCCTGCTGGTGCAGTTGCCGCTCATGTTCGTAGTGCTTGGTTATGCTCTGACCATCAAGCTCAGAAAATCACCCTTTGACTTCTCCACCTCCCACCACGGGCACCAGGAGCTGGTCAAAGGTATGCTCACCGAGTTCTCCGGTCCTTACCTCGGCATCATTGAGATCGGCCACTGGTACGAGACCATCTTCATTCTCGGTATCTGCGCCCTCTTCTGGCACACCAGCCTGGTGGGTTGCGTACTCCTGATCGCTTCTACCTACTTTGCAGAGCTGATCATTGATAACACTATGGCGCGCATGACCTGGCGCTGGATGCTCAAGTACGTCTGGAGCATCGGTCTGGCCATGTCTTTCGTCAACCTCATCTGGCTGTACGCAGGTTAAGCTTATGTTCAAGAAATTCATTGGAAATTCACGCGCCAAGTCTCCGTGGATCATGCATTTTGACTGCGGAAGCTGCAACGGCTGCGATATCGAAGTTCTGGCATGCCTGACACCGCTGTACGACGTTGAACGTTTCGGTGTTGTCAACGTGGGTAACCCCAAGCACGCCGATGTCCTTCTGGTTACCGGAACCGTCAACCACAGAAACGCAAAAGTACTGCGCAACATCTACGATCAGATGCCTGATCCCAAAGGTGTTATCGCCATCGGTGCCTGCGGTCTGTCCGGCGGTGTGTTCCGCGAGTGCTACAACGTTCTCGGCGGGATCGATAAAGTAATCCCGGTTGATGTTTACGTCCCCGGTTGCCCGGCAAAACCCGAAGCAATCATCGACGGCGTGGTCGCAGCCCTTGCCAAGTTTGAAGGCCTTAAAGGCTAAACATTAAGGGGTAGGATCGTGATTGAAAATCAAATAGATGTAACTCTGGAAAGCCTGGTAGGCGAAGTATCCAAAATGAAGAGCGACGGGCAGCGCCTGGTCACCTTCTCCTGCACCGATATAGGTGAAGGCAAAGCGGATATCATCTACCACTTTGATAAAAACGAAGTACTTACCAACATCAGACTGACTGCGGACATGGATAAACCCGTGCCCTCCGTCAGCGGAGTATACTTCGCAGCACTGCTCATCGAAAACGAATTACAGGACCAGTTCGACATCAAGTTCGACGGTCTGGTACTCGATTTCGGCCGCAAGCTGTACCTTGACGACGAAGTGACCATCATCCCCATGTGTAACAACACAAAGGCGATGAAACCTAAGAAATAACTCGTCTTCCCGGATGAACCCAAGACGAAAACAACTATAGGGTAAATTATGGCACGTACCATCATACCTTTCGGTCCGCAGCATCCGGTTCTCCCGGAGCCGCTGCATGTTAAGCTTGTCGTGGAAGACGAGATCGTACAGGAGGCCATTCCCGCACTCGGATACGTTCACAGGGGTCTGGAAAAACTCGCTGAAATCCGCGACTACCACCAGATGATCCAGATTGTTGAACGCGTCTGCGGTATCTGCTCCAACATCCACTCAATGTGCTATTGTCAGGGCATTGAAGAAATGATGGGCATCGAGGTTCCCGAAAGAGCCGAATACCTCCGCACCATCTGGTCCGAACTTCACCGTATGCACAGCCACCTGCTCTGGCTGGGTCTCTTTGCCGATGCTTTCGGCTTCGAAGCCCTGTTCATGCAGTTCTGGCGCATCCGTGAACGCATCATGGACATCAACGAAGCTACCACCGGTAGCCGCGTTATCACCTCCATCAACATCGTTGGCGGTGTCCGTCAGGACCTGACTCCCGAGATGTGTTCCTGGATTCTTTCCGAAGTTGATATCTGCGTAAAAGAAATCAAGGAAATCCAGAACACCATCCTCAACGACTACACTGTATGCGCACGTACCAAGGGCGTAGGCGTTCTGACCAAAGAACAGGCTTACGACCTCGGCGCAGCAGGCCCGACCCTGCGCGGCAGCGGCGTTGCCTCCGACATGCGTCTTCTGAAGTACGCAGCATTTGATAAAATCGACTTCGAGCCGATCGTAGAAACATCCGGCGACTGCTGGGCACGCT from the Desulfovibrio sp. JC010 genome contains:
- a CDS encoding sugar phosphate isomerase/epimerase, which produces MKPEFETCYVNLPLRYIYNSPEYLDFFIENSIQPELGLDCLGDECLSMDWLVSIRDRLLEAGLKCTVHLPFLDLKPSSLNPAIRNASIETLLTAFELAKFFAPQRMVMHPSFTSWLEPPLFERAYANCVEGILRLSNSWPDHPPLCLENTYEFTPDAIARLATDLNRDNIGICFDLGHWYSFSKGSEHDDFDLWFDSFAPHIKHLHLHDNHGSKDEHLALGQGSMNWDYIISRISELDPLPTITLEPHNQDDFIMTYAYFREHVAKKLF
- a CDS encoding M99 family carboxypeptidase catalytic domain-containing protein, with translation MRNYTFFEGTQYPLRVTWVFGDEPGPVIMVQGGIQGDELSGFFTAQLLTRCKVRKGSLIIVPRANEPSILRRTRQINVDLNRRFDKEYNSFYEDRLARAIRFLISGAEGFIHLHEGSGFYNPKYVNNLRNPKRYGQSLIIDAAVYKDIRLAEMCERTINKLNGKIRNKSYWFTLFNTKTFAKATQYPEMLKSLTCYALHERGIPAMAVEVSKDIKDLGWKVRQQLRATVYLLREFGLELDVPEFSFPKSHKGQGFEVLINGKPLRGKSIELVRGAPVSTSGKAVVDSGLEPAVAVFASDRPNLNLLTAPRMALSQFPALEVRIDGSRQAKANIRWKGRRTDLPEVNGPVFLCWLNGQPRFISAGGTLQAVEGDQIILEGILGSSKEEILNLKGFVASVMVNSGQDVGHEIIADPSNFMAKYMLQGPDGVSRYRVVRETPGKKRSEFYLAITPRQIKALELQDEDGNPDLVNWADGQIRQISPDFYALKDVWSNGDRNKIQPFVDNIPVSWGEVFNVRPGRETVLTMRHTTTFVPVGRMVFKGTDYLQTKLDQ
- the purB gene encoding adenylosuccinate lyase; its protein translation is MIERYTRPAMGELWTLENRFRVWLEVEIAVCEAWHKLGRIPAEDMEIIREKADFELDRILEIEEKTKHDVIAFLTAVEEKVGPSSRFIHLGCTSSDIVDTANGVMLSRAGKMILDDLDEFLEALKEMAHANMGRMCMGRTHGIHAEPTSFGLKMAGFYAEFSRHRERIADALKSVSVGKISGAVGTYAMLDPEVERITCELLGLGVDPISTQIVQRDRHADFFTALGMLGGGIERLGVELRHLQRTEVLEVEEGFSKGQKGSSAMPHKKNPISAENLCGLSRLLRTNGLVTMENMPLWHERDISHSSVERVIMPDSTILADYILGRMTGVIKRLKINGDNMDRNLMASYGLFYSQRVLIALLETGLERQKAYEMVQKVAMRCWENKVSFPDEVRKDETINSHLDAGALDEAFDMGYYTRYEEMIFKRVFGE
- a CDS encoding C40 family peptidase, producing MRIWGVEKNRFLRLVFFLCAAVLISGCGKKVIGPSSAGTVSSGSTAVKRSVVRVARAQIGKPYKWGGASPKEGFDCSGLVWWVYRRHGIDVPRVSWQQKNAGKPVHRSRIQAGDIVLFRIPGGGKSLHTGIYSGNGHSFIHSPKSGHHVREESMEKNYWRKYYIGARRVIK
- a CDS encoding FmdB family zinc ribbon protein yields the protein MPIYEYQCHECQQIFEEWQTSFEDKELECPVCGGVATKVLSHSSFVLKGGGWYSSGYCKTDSAAGKTGNSSPAGSGTSASTSSESSTKSSDSASS
- a CDS encoding L,D-transpeptidase family protein: MMDVFKFFTAVCILLAGFASSAYAQGWEPVIEPTPLVPDYILAVDKNSQKLHLLVHKSPLHAEASFTCATGQAAGDKNVEGDLKTPEGVYFTTGKRTGLKDFELYGEMAFPLDFPNPVDRIKGKTGYGIWIHGRGKDLVPMDTKGCVALVNTDMDYLDENINPGAPVVIGEKVGWNDSGDAQAAESVELEKLVRKWAADWEARDNDFFAAYDPALFAKSERRSFKAFENRKKRIFSRAGWIDIEIYNLHALRGPDYWVTWFDQYYRSGRLSSSSAKRLYWQKVDGKWKIVGREYGPSISSLGDRYLETKKAGVEAFIDGWKKSWLSADLDNYISLYDSHARQGRRKGVSSIRKNKQSIWKEHSPSSLEFGKVSLREHPQGLEAVFRQEYSDSSGYSDKGLKKLVLRPEQDGWLIVDEQWRKL